A window from Marinagarivorans cellulosilyticus encodes these proteins:
- a CDS encoding thrombospondin type 3 repeat-containing protein, which produces MNITRLIKPLLSASLTAITTTVLLPQAYAGELLYSLKSDRSEAEPIATMTFSNTAQLYIFLDEPNIAAVDKILFYLDDPTFNGRHYRRENYAPYDLRGGAPFSTAGIAAGNHNIVTITYFKDGSSEINEASFVVDPEQENIDRDGDGILNADDLFPDDPNEAYDLDLDGIGDNSDKDLDGDGTNNNEDSFPRDPTRSAAQAIIAFSHLPDRTLGNKLNNADFSPEDELYIFIDVTGQNNISQVLFYLDDPNFEQRYLRREGYYPFDFRGGSPYSLAQLTPGQHTVSSQTTYNTGETEISHAHFWINSPLIDTDGDSIEDNLDQCPNTLPLSITDAIGCSYEQLDDDGDGILNGADQCSNTPVSTQPNAEGCADSQIDFDGDGIPSGEDACPQTPANETADIAGCSIQQLDDDNDGVVNRIDICANTPLTSIANPNGCSNEQIDFDGDGIPSGEDFCPGTAEGRITNNNGCAEEQLDEDQDGIQDSLDLCSGTPINRVVTHFGCAIGEDNDGDRIPNDFDLCPNSMGLVELKGCKPQFGDFDADDIPDIQDDCPYSIHPNAAKPVGAEFYADEDFVVNESGCSTYDEQASGDGIENGSSLCSSSFPNPELYWQNSDGIGMWTQHGCTALQLKDNDKDGIINGLDVCPEEFGIKLFNGCLDDNFTGDFFDYDGDHIPNEQDHCPLTPQDIASWINDLLGPNGCLTTVNDKPHFQYEDIDQDGIPGMDDQCPATPLGHVIDENGCTATQQYNQRDDDQDGVLNQWGQCDGTFLHNGSEKELLTAFGCNAVDEDYHTALFDTEFSNGPFIDGIPRHLDACPEEAGLLIHNGCPTKFTTRRTDSNTRSLDGIWEDKDNDQVHDFDDKCAYTRRPMDGNYGIETEERGCFISDLKDDDSDGIINGKDRCPMSNGSAFLDGEGCNDWDRLDSDGDKVINGEDLCPQAFGFWQSNGCADHDFDADMDGVQNELDRCPHSAGNNFGPFANIDHQEFDENGKRNSNLGCALEKEMRDDDVDNVPNIDDRCPNTPFGEFVWPVNGPNDAEWGCSVSQLDSFPPSEQCFETPDMMNPIECLDPWGDDDSDNVPNEHDQCANTPHAVPMEQGDPEREGCPVSSAQVVNSPIRLRHIAEPSPEFPPEQQEHEIDLSALLPIPESSSLFPHQERQAEIGEFSDQEKVDIFNNFNRLIIHIRPEERLRTFRIPVRIHFMDSDISSNWFEIVISPQGSASAVGFDNVIINDPAVLAQTGITLHSAFMRLAEVAPQPFAPDPAVQLFRQLWDSQRSNSVFGLPFFCTGEINGFPIVCDRPETDIAFFDDFATQVEMDRYRLTAIVNRFDLRKENWQDCGEHRLVFALQDNMETRKFLNLEARVPNPTPGDIHGCAPSVQFWQDVAQLPEQEKAHRIVEFVMGSEFDPYAILSPEHFFEESGQIRTNQFVGGEWLLKEHKLVDTCAANGCAIYAETVSVKENPFGELFNPNLPFSGSPLAFAAMDFQNTFWQAIDDLTSESFGELKLTTAEQFNHGQSHAGGPELQENDYRMHFGGQLGSPFGNEMMFAIEGRRNADGSPLEVEQVLARASGLTCGGCHNPEQLGLTEPGSIGRLKLPDGSIIDSWPRSHDFVHINELGELSPGMLEVYLPVRQAGFEELMMEY; this is translated from the coding sequence ATGAATATTACTCGCCTTATCAAGCCCTTGCTGTCTGCAAGCTTAACCGCCATAACTACCACAGTATTACTCCCGCAAGCATATGCAGGAGAATTACTTTATAGCCTAAAGTCAGATAGGAGCGAAGCGGAGCCCATTGCGACGATGACTTTTAGCAATACCGCGCAGCTCTATATTTTTTTAGACGAACCAAATATTGCAGCTGTCGATAAAATTTTGTTTTATTTGGACGACCCCACCTTTAATGGCAGGCATTACCGTCGAGAAAATTATGCCCCTTATGATTTAAGGGGGGGCGCCCCGTTTAGCACAGCAGGGATAGCGGCAGGCAATCATAACATCGTAACCATTACGTACTTTAAAGACGGCAGTTCAGAAATTAATGAAGCCAGTTTTGTTGTTGACCCAGAACAAGAGAATATCGACCGCGACGGCGATGGCATACTAAACGCCGACGATTTATTCCCAGACGACCCAAATGAAGCTTACGATCTTGACTTAGACGGAATAGGCGATAACAGCGATAAGGACCTCGATGGCGACGGCACTAACAATAATGAAGACAGCTTCCCTCGCGACCCAACACGCAGCGCAGCGCAGGCTATTATTGCATTTAGCCACCTCCCTGATCGTACATTAGGAAATAAACTAAACAATGCAGACTTCTCACCTGAAGATGAGCTGTATATTTTTATAGATGTAACCGGACAAAATAATATCTCTCAAGTGTTATTTTATTTAGACGACCCTAATTTCGAGCAAAGGTACCTACGTAGAGAAGGCTACTACCCTTTCGACTTTCGCGGCGGGAGTCCATATTCACTCGCGCAATTGACACCAGGGCAGCACACTGTTTCCAGTCAAACGACATACAACACCGGTGAGACAGAAATTAGCCACGCGCACTTTTGGATCAATAGCCCACTTATAGACACAGACGGTGATAGCATTGAAGACAACCTAGACCAATGCCCCAACACCCTACCACTGTCCATTACTGATGCCATAGGCTGTAGCTATGAGCAGCTCGACGACGATGGCGATGGTATTTTGAATGGCGCGGACCAATGCTCTAACACGCCAGTAAGTACTCAACCCAACGCAGAAGGCTGCGCTGATAGTCAAATAGATTTTGATGGTGACGGTATTCCCTCAGGTGAAGACGCTTGTCCACAAACACCAGCTAATGAAACCGCCGATATTGCAGGTTGCAGCATTCAGCAACTCGATGACGACAACGACGGCGTTGTTAACCGTATCGATATCTGTGCGAATACTCCGCTAACATCAATAGCCAACCCCAACGGGTGCAGTAATGAGCAAATCGATTTCGACGGTGACGGCATTCCATCTGGTGAAGATTTTTGCCCCGGCACTGCTGAAGGCCGCATAACTAACAACAATGGCTGCGCAGAAGAGCAATTAGACGAAGACCAAGACGGTATTCAAGACTCTCTCGATCTTTGTTCTGGCACGCCTATTAACCGTGTCGTTACTCATTTTGGCTGCGCTATAGGCGAAGACAATGACGGAGACCGAATCCCCAACGACTTTGATCTGTGCCCAAACAGCATGGGCCTAGTAGAGTTAAAAGGCTGTAAACCACAATTTGGCGACTTTGATGCCGACGACATTCCAGACATACAGGACGACTGCCCATACTCTATTCACCCTAATGCAGCTAAACCAGTTGGCGCTGAATTTTACGCTGATGAAGATTTTGTCGTGAATGAATCCGGCTGCTCGACTTACGATGAACAAGCGAGCGGTGACGGAATCGAAAACGGCTCTAGCCTTTGCTCTAGCAGCTTCCCTAACCCAGAATTGTATTGGCAGAATTCAGACGGAATAGGGATGTGGACTCAACATGGGTGTACAGCACTGCAGCTTAAAGACAACGACAAAGACGGCATTATTAACGGTTTAGATGTATGCCCAGAAGAGTTCGGCATTAAGTTATTTAACGGCTGCTTAGACGACAACTTCACTGGTGACTTCTTTGATTACGACGGTGATCACATCCCTAACGAACAAGATCATTGCCCTCTTACTCCACAGGATATCGCAAGCTGGATAAACGACCTTCTGGGGCCAAACGGCTGCCTAACTACCGTTAATGACAAGCCTCACTTTCAATACGAAGACATTGATCAAGATGGCATACCCGGCATGGATGACCAATGCCCCGCCACACCACTCGGCCACGTTATTGATGAGAATGGTTGTACAGCAACACAACAATACAACCAACGCGATGACGACCAAGATGGGGTACTGAACCAATGGGGCCAATGCGACGGCACCTTTTTACACAACGGTTCCGAAAAGGAGTTACTGACAGCTTTTGGTTGTAATGCTGTGGATGAAGATTATCACACGGCACTGTTTGACACTGAGTTCTCAAACGGTCCATTTATCGACGGTATTCCACGCCATCTGGACGCCTGCCCAGAAGAAGCGGGCTTACTGATCCACAACGGCTGCCCCACAAAATTCACAACACGACGAACCGATTCCAACACTCGGTCTTTAGACGGTATATGGGAAGATAAAGATAACGATCAGGTTCACGATTTTGACGACAAATGCGCCTACACCCGCCGCCCTATGGATGGCAACTACGGCATTGAAACTGAAGAACGCGGTTGCTTCATATCTGACCTAAAAGATGACGATAGCGACGGTATCATTAACGGTAAAGATCGCTGCCCCATGAGCAACGGTTCTGCCTTTTTAGATGGCGAAGGCTGTAACGATTGGGATAGGCTCGATAGCGATGGCGACAAAGTGATAAACGGGGAAGACCTTTGCCCGCAAGCCTTTGGCTTTTGGCAATCCAATGGCTGCGCCGATCATGATTTTGATGCGGATATGGATGGCGTGCAGAACGAGCTAGATCGCTGCCCCCATTCAGCGGGTAACAATTTCGGTCCGTTTGCCAATATAGATCACCAAGAGTTTGATGAAAACGGCAAACGTAACTCTAATTTGGGCTGCGCACTTGAAAAAGAAATGCGCGATGATGATGTCGACAACGTCCCAAATATTGATGACCGCTGCCCTAATACACCTTTTGGCGAGTTCGTGTGGCCAGTAAACGGGCCTAACGACGCTGAGTGGGGCTGCAGTGTTTCGCAATTAGACTCTTTTCCCCCTAGCGAACAATGTTTCGAAACACCCGACATGATGAATCCTATTGAGTGCCTTGATCCATGGGGCGACGACGATAGCGACAACGTTCCCAATGAGCACGACCAATGTGCCAATACACCACATGCTGTGCCGATGGAACAAGGGGACCCCGAACGTGAAGGCTGCCCAGTCAGCTCAGCGCAAGTGGTTAACAGTCCTATTCGCTTACGTCACATTGCGGAGCCCTCGCCTGAATTCCCACCCGAGCAACAAGAACACGAAATTGATTTAAGCGCGCTTTTGCCAATCCCTGAAAGCAGCAGCCTATTTCCGCACCAAGAAAGACAAGCTGAAATCGGCGAATTTTCAGATCAAGAGAAGGTTGATATTTTTAATAATTTCAATCGATTAATCATTCACATCCGCCCAGAAGAGCGCCTGCGTACTTTCCGTATTCCTGTACGTATCCACTTCATGGACAGCGATATTTCCAGCAACTGGTTCGAAATAGTAATCAGCCCACAAGGCAGTGCCAGTGCAGTAGGTTTTGACAATGTCATTATCAACGACCCCGCTGTATTAGCCCAAACCGGCATTACCTTACACAGCGCCTTTATGCGCTTAGCCGAAGTTGCACCGCAACCCTTTGCCCCAGATCCAGCGGTGCAATTGTTCCGCCAGCTATGGGATTCGCAACGTTCTAACTCGGTATTTGGCTTACCGTTTTTCTGCACCGGCGAAATTAATGGCTTCCCCATTGTGTGCGACAGGCCAGAAACGGATATCGCTTTTTTCGACGACTTTGCCACCCAAGTCGAAATGGACCGCTACCGCTTAACCGCCATCGTTAATCGCTTCGATTTACGCAAAGAAAACTGGCAAGACTGCGGCGAACACCGCTTAGTATTCGCCCTGCAAGATAATATGGAAACGCGTAAATTTCTAAATTTAGAAGCGCGCGTACCCAACCCAACACCTGGGGATATTCATGGCTGCGCACCGTCGGTTCAATTTTGGCAAGATGTGGCGCAACTGCCGGAACAAGAAAAAGCACATCGCATTGTCGAATTTGTTATGGGTAGCGAATTCGACCCTTACGCTATTTTATCACCGGAGCACTTCTTTGAAGAAAGCGGCCAAATTCGCACCAACCAGTTTGTTGGCGGCGAATGGTTACTAAAAGAACATAAACTGGTAGATACCTGTGCGGCTAATGGTTGTGCAATTTATGCCGAGACCGTAAGCGTTAAAGAAAACCCCTTCGGCGAACTCTTTAACCCTAACCTGCCCTTTAGCGGATCACCTTTGGCTTTTGCCGCTATGGATTTTCAAAATACATTCTGGCAAGCAATTGATGATTTAACCTCCGAAAGCTTTGGCGAGCTAAAGCTCACTACAGCCGAGCAATTTAACCACGGGCAAAGTCATGCCGGTGGGCCAGAACTGCAAGAAAATGACTACCGTATGCACTTCGGTGGTCAATTAGGTTCACCCTTCGGTAACGAGATGATGTTCGCTATAGAAGGCCGCCGAAACGCCGATGGTTCACCACTGGAAGTAGAGCAAGTACTCGCGCGCGCGAGCGGTTTAACCTGTGGCGGCTGCCATAACCCCGAGCAACTCGGTTTAACCGAGCCCGGCAGTATTGGCCGCTTAAAGTTACCTGACGGCTCAATAATCGACAGCTGGCCACGCTCGCACGACTTTGTGCACATTAATGAACTTGGCGAGCTTTCGCCCGGTATGCTTGAAGTGTACTTACCCGTTAGGCAAGCAGGGTTTGAAGAACTAATGATGGAATATTAA